A portion of the Blastopirellula sediminis genome contains these proteins:
- the ppdK gene encoding pyruvate, phosphate dikinase — protein MAKKKAAAKSAKMVYYFGKTKTEGKGVTKAILGGKGLNLADMTNIGLPVPPGFTITTEVCDMYYKGGKKLPKTLLEEVTKNIAILEKELKKKFGDDKNPLLVSVRSGAAVSMPGMMNTILNLGLTDTSVVGLANATNNERFAYDAYRRLINMFGDVVMGMDHHDFEEAFTAIKLKYGAAQDTDVPGPGMIELCEAYKAVYKKATGEDFPQDPLKQLELSIEAVFKSWNTFRAVRYREVENIRGLLGTAVNVQSMVYGNMGDDSGTGVAFTRNPSNGENKFYGEFLINAQGEDVVAGIRTPQPVAEMSKWNRAVYKQLLEIKDTLETHYKDVQDIEFTIEKGDLFMLQTRNGKRTGAAAVKIACDMVKEGLIDEQTALSRIPANDLTQLLLPSFDAAAKSSATVLTRGLPASPGAAVGALAFTAEEAVLRTQAGEKVLLVRKETSPEDIDGMHSAAGILTSTGGMTSHAAVVARGWGRCCVAGAGEIEIDAKAKKIKVGGKTYGAKDILSLDGSTGEVMLGSVATTEPKLSGDFAKVMKWADEYRTLGIRTNADTPADSQRARDFGAEGIGLCRTEHMFFEDERIGIMREMILAEDEATRRKALAKLLPFQRKDFVGIFTAMKGLPVTVRLLDPPLHEFLPHDSKAQADIAKEIGVSADKVRSRVAQLHESNPMLGHRGCRLSVTYPEILEMQVTAIVEAAIECKKKRVDAQAEIMIPLVGTAAELKLLREKAEETIEKVKTEAKFSGELPILIGTMIEIPRAALTANEVAEHAEFFSFGTNDLTQMTFGFSRDDINTFLPDYLSKELLPIDPFQSLDTSGVGQLVEMGVNKGRSTRSKLKVGICGEHGGDPASIDFCHRVGLDYVSCSPFRVPIARLAAAQAAIRNGSKKKKK, from the coding sequence ATGGCGAAAAAGAAGGCGGCTGCCAAAAGCGCGAAGATGGTCTACTACTTCGGCAAAACGAAGACCGAAGGCAAAGGGGTGACCAAAGCGATTCTCGGCGGTAAGGGCTTGAACCTGGCCGACATGACCAACATCGGCTTGCCGGTTCCGCCCGGGTTCACCATCACGACCGAAGTCTGCGACATGTACTACAAGGGAGGCAAAAAGCTTCCTAAGACGTTGCTGGAAGAAGTCACGAAGAACATCGCCATTCTCGAAAAAGAACTGAAAAAGAAGTTCGGCGACGACAAAAACCCGCTGCTCGTTTCGGTTCGCTCCGGCGCCGCCGTCTCGATGCCGGGCATGATGAACACGATTCTCAACCTCGGTCTGACCGACACCTCGGTCGTCGGCCTGGCGAACGCCACGAACAACGAACGTTTCGCTTACGACGCCTATCGCCGCCTGATCAACATGTTCGGCGACGTCGTAATGGGCATGGACCACCATGACTTCGAAGAAGCGTTTACCGCCATCAAACTGAAATACGGCGCAGCGCAAGACACCGACGTGCCGGGTCCGGGCATGATCGAACTTTGCGAAGCTTACAAAGCGGTCTACAAGAAGGCGACCGGCGAAGACTTCCCGCAAGATCCGCTGAAGCAGCTCGAACTGTCGATCGAAGCGGTCTTCAAGAGCTGGAACACCTTCCGCGCCGTCCGTTATCGCGAAGTGGAAAACATCCGCGGTCTGCTCGGCACCGCCGTCAACGTCCAGTCGATGGTCTACGGCAACATGGGCGATGACTCCGGCACCGGCGTTGCGTTCACGCGTAACCCGTCGAACGGCGAAAACAAGTTCTACGGCGAGTTCCTGATCAACGCTCAGGGCGAAGACGTCGTCGCCGGTATCCGCACTCCGCAGCCGGTCGCCGAGATGTCGAAATGGAATCGTGCGGTCTACAAGCAACTGCTCGAGATTAAAGACACGCTCGAAACGCACTACAAAGACGTCCAGGACATCGAGTTCACGATCGAAAAGGGCGACCTGTTCATGCTGCAAACGCGTAACGGTAAGCGTACCGGCGCCGCTGCGGTGAAGATCGCCTGCGATATGGTCAAAGAAGGCCTGATCGACGAACAAACCGCCCTGTCGCGCATCCCGGCGAACGACCTGACGCAGCTGCTACTGCCGAGCTTCGACGCTGCGGCCAAATCGTCGGCCACCGTCCTGACTCGCGGTTTGCCCGCTTCGCCCGGCGCCGCGGTCGGCGCCCTGGCCTTCACCGCCGAAGAAGCGGTACTGCGTACCCAGGCCGGCGAAAAGGTCCTCCTGGTTCGTAAAGAAACGAGCCCGGAAGACATCGACGGCATGCACAGCGCCGCGGGCATTCTGACCAGCACCGGCGGTATGACCAGCCACGCGGCGGTCGTCGCTCGCGGTTGGGGTCGTTGCTGCGTCGCTGGCGCCGGCGAAATCGAAATCGACGCCAAGGCGAAGAAGATCAAAGTCGGCGGCAAGACCTACGGCGCCAAAGACATCCTCTCGCTCGACGGTTCGACCGGCGAAGTGATGCTCGGCTCGGTCGCCACCACCGAACCGAAACTGTCGGGCGACTTCGCGAAAGTCATGAAGTGGGCGGACGAATACCGCACCCTCGGCATTCGCACCAACGCCGACACCCCGGCCGACTCGCAACGTGCCCGCGACTTCGGCGCCGAAGGGATCGGCCTCTGCCGCACCGAGCACATGTTCTTTGAAGACGAACGTATCGGCATCATGCGTGAGATGATTCTCGCCGAAGACGAAGCGACCCGTCGCAAGGCGCTCGCCAAGCTGCTGCCGTTCCAACGCAAGGACTTCGTCGGCATCTTCACCGCGATGAAGGGTCTGCCGGTTACCGTCCGTCTGCTCGATCCACCGTTGCACGAGTTCCTGCCGCACGACAGCAAGGCCCAAGCCGACATCGCCAAGGAAATTGGCGTCTCGGCCGACAAGGTCCGTTCACGCGTCGCTCAGCTGCACGAATCGAACCCGATGCTCGGTCACCGTGGTTGCCGTTTGAGCGTCACCTATCCCGAAATCCTCGAGATGCAGGTGACCGCCATCGTCGAAGCGGCGATCGAATGCAAGAAGAAGCGCGTTGACGCCCAAGCGGAAATCATGATCCCGCTGGTCGGTACCGCCGCCGAATTGAAGCTGCTGCGTGAAAAGGCCGAAGAAACGATCGAAAAGGTCAAGACCGAAGCCAAGTTCAGCGGCGAACTGCCGATCCTAATCGGTACGATGATCGAAATTCCGCGTGCTGCGTTGACCGCCAACGAAGTCGCCGAACACGCCGAGTTCTTCAGCTTCGGCACCAACGACCTGACGCAGATGACGTTCGGCTTCAGCCGCGACGACATCAATACCTTCCTGCCCGATTACCTGAGCAAGGAACTGTTGCCGATCGACCCGTTCCAGTCGCTCGACACCTCAGGCGTCGGTCAACTGGTCGAAATGGGCGTCAACAAAGGTCGCTCGACTCGCAGCAAGCTGAAGGTCGGCATCTGCGGCGAACATGGCGGCGATCCGGCGTCGATCGACTTCTGCCATCGCGTTGGTCTCGACTACGTCAGCTGCTCGCCGTTCCGCGTGCCGATCGCTCGCCTGGCTGCCGCTCAAGCCGCCATCCGCAACGGCTCGAAGAAAAAGAAGAAGTAA
- the lpxA gene encoding acyl-ACP--UDP-N-acetylglucosamine O-acyltransferase, with the protein MTEIHPTALVSPQARLGADVQIGPFCVIEAGVEIGDRCRLESFVTVKTGSKIGCDNKICDHAVIGGGAQHIRAPEHSGTLVVGDRNQIREFVTIHRALHAGEQTIVGNDCLLMVQAHIGHDSIIGSNVIITNNALVAGHVIIEDRAYISGAVAIHQFCRVGRNAMVGGQAHVVQDVPPYVTVDGCSSLVVGLNLVGLKRNNFDSETIRNLKKAYRILYRSNLTNGEALEKIRMEFSGTPAEHFHTFLSPSKRGFIQARSRGRQRPLHEEPVKLRVLPGEPSENVRQAG; encoded by the coding sequence GTGACAGAGATCCACCCGACCGCGCTAGTGTCGCCCCAGGCTCGTCTGGGCGCCGACGTTCAAATCGGACCGTTTTGCGTTATCGAAGCTGGGGTGGAAATCGGAGATCGCTGTCGTCTGGAGTCCTTTGTTACGGTCAAAACGGGCTCAAAGATCGGCTGCGACAACAAAATTTGTGATCATGCCGTAATCGGCGGCGGAGCGCAGCACATTCGGGCCCCCGAACACTCTGGCACGCTAGTCGTTGGCGATCGCAACCAGATTCGCGAATTCGTCACGATTCACCGCGCTCTGCATGCTGGCGAACAAACGATCGTCGGCAACGACTGCTTGCTGATGGTTCAGGCCCACATCGGCCATGACAGCATCATCGGCAGCAACGTCATCATCACGAACAACGCACTGGTCGCCGGACACGTGATCATCGAAGATCGCGCTTACATCTCCGGCGCCGTGGCGATTCATCAGTTCTGCCGCGTCGGCCGCAATGCGATGGTCGGCGGTCAGGCGCACGTCGTGCAAGACGTCCCGCCGTACGTGACGGTCGACGGTTGCTCGAGCCTGGTCGTTGGTTTGAACCTGGTCGGCTTGAAGCGGAACAACTTCGATTCGGAAACGATTCGCAACCTGAAGAAGGCGTATCGCATTCTTTATCGCTCGAACCTGACCAACGGCGAAGCGCTGGAAAAGATTCGGATGGAATTCTCCGGTACCCCGGCCGAACACTTCCACACCTTCCTGTCGCCGAGCAAGCGTGGCTTCATCCAAGCCCGCAGCCGCGGCCGTCAACGCCCGCTGCACGAAGAACCGGTCAAACTGCGAGTTCTGCCGGGCGAACCGAGCGAAAACGTCCGCCAAGCGGGCTAA
- the serS gene encoding serine--tRNA ligase — translation MLDRKFVLDNVELVQDNCQKRGVNADVAKVAALEKERRQKQQETEDFNRRANETSKLIGKASAEERPKIIEEGRKLREEKDAAQKEVDRLDAEIIDLLRLIPNLTHPAAPIGADDQANLELRRGKTEPRKFDFKVLDHVELAEKLDLIDFESGAQVAGAGFYFLKNEAVLLELALQRYVLDILIKEGFTPTITPDLARTEILHGVGFIPRGPETQIYSVENSDLNLVATAEITLGGMNAGKVLEAEDLPKLYCGVSHCYRTEAGSAGRASRGLYRVHQFTKVEMFAFTLPDQSDATLDKFCDLECQIFDGLGIPYRVVDTATGDLGGPAYRKFDLEAWMPGRGEAGEWGEVTSTSNCTDYQARRLNIRYKTKGEKGTHFAHTLNGTAIAISRGIIAVLENYQQADGSIEIPAALRPFMGVDEIAAK, via the coding sequence ATGCTCGATCGTAAGTTCGTACTCGACAACGTTGAACTCGTCCAAGACAACTGCCAAAAGCGCGGCGTCAACGCCGACGTCGCCAAAGTGGCTGCGCTCGAAAAAGAGCGCCGTCAAAAGCAGCAAGAGACGGAAGACTTCAACCGTCGCGCCAACGAGACCAGCAAGCTGATCGGCAAGGCTTCGGCGGAAGAGCGTCCGAAAATTATCGAGGAAGGACGCAAGCTGCGGGAAGAGAAGGACGCCGCACAGAAGGAGGTCGATCGACTGGACGCTGAGATCATCGACCTGCTCCGCTTGATTCCGAATCTAACCCACCCCGCCGCTCCGATCGGCGCCGACGATCAGGCGAATCTCGAGCTTCGTCGCGGCAAGACCGAGCCGCGGAAGTTCGACTTCAAAGTGCTCGATCACGTCGAGTTGGCGGAGAAGCTTGATCTGATCGACTTCGAATCGGGCGCCCAAGTCGCCGGCGCTGGCTTCTACTTCCTGAAGAACGAAGCGGTGCTGCTCGAACTGGCGCTGCAGCGTTACGTTCTCGACATCTTGATCAAAGAAGGCTTCACGCCGACGATTACGCCCGACTTGGCGCGAACCGAGATTCTGCACGGGGTCGGCTTCATTCCTCGTGGTCCGGAAACGCAAATCTACAGCGTCGAAAACAGCGATCTCAACCTGGTCGCGACCGCCGAAATCACCCTGGGCGGGATGAACGCCGGCAAGGTGTTGGAAGCGGAAGACCTGCCGAAACTCTACTGCGGCGTCAGCCACTGCTATCGAACCGAAGCCGGTTCGGCCGGCCGCGCCTCGCGCGGTCTCTACCGGGTGCACCAATTCACCAAGGTCGAGATGTTCGCATTCACCCTCCCCGATCAGAGCGACGCCACCCTCGACAAGTTCTGCGACCTGGAATGCCAGATCTTCGATGGACTTGGGATCCCCTACCGCGTCGTCGACACGGCGACCGGCGATTTGGGGGGACCGGCCTATCGCAAATTTGACCTGGAAGCCTGGATGCCGGGCCGCGGCGAAGCGGGCGAATGGGGCGAAGTGACCAGCACCTCGAACTGCACCGACTACCAGGCTCGCCGCCTGAACATTCGCTACAAAACCAAAGGGGAGAAGGGAACGCACTTCGCCCACACCCTGAACGGCACGGCGATCGCCATCAGCCGCGGGATTATCGCGGTTCTCGAGAACTACCAGCAGGCCGACGGATCGATCGAGATTCCGGCCGCGCTGCGTCCCTTCATGGGCGTCGACGAGATCGCCGCGAAGTAA
- a CDS encoding ATP-dependent Clp protease adaptor ClpS — protein sequence MGNNESSVAEPWEATTVKTKPKNDPKRKKQPRYNVILWNDDDHTYDYVILMMRDLFGLTIEAGFKIAETVDKTGRAICLTTTREHAELKRDQIHAYGRDALMARSKGSMSATIEPVE from the coding sequence ATGGGGAATAACGAGTCATCGGTCGCTGAGCCTTGGGAAGCGACTACGGTAAAAACAAAACCGAAAAACGACCCGAAACGGAAAAAGCAGCCGCGTTATAACGTCATTTTGTGGAATGATGACGACCATACCTACGACTACGTCATCCTGATGATGCGCGACTTGTTCGGCTTGACGATCGAGGCCGGTTTCAAGATTGCGGAAACCGTCGACAAGACCGGTCGGGCGATTTGCCTGACGACAACCCGTGAGCATGCCGAGCTAAAGCGAGACCAGATCCACGCTTACGGCCGCGACGCGCTGATGGCCCGGTCCAAAGGATCGATGTCGGCGACGATTGAACCGGTCGAATAG
- the mtaB gene encoding tRNA (N(6)-L-threonylcarbamoyladenosine(37)-C(2))-methylthiotransferase MtaB, with amino-acid sequence MNRSTPAAGSVILLAMMTEKALKTVTLGCKVNQYETELVREGLVTAGYRDAAEGESADLCVVNTCTVTNEGDSKSRQVIRRLARDNPDARIVVMGCYATRAPEELAALPNVVEVVENKREIPDLLGRFGVIDVPSGLSTFGDRHRAYVKVQDGCLLRCTFCIIPTVRPEMYSRPAEDIVAEVARLADNGFREIVLTGIHLGHFGVDLNKGKPKSEWMRLAHLVRDLAKLDGDFRVRMSSIEATEVTRELIDVMGEFPNRVCPHLHISMQSGSDAVLRRMRRRWGAQRFVDRCKLLQASLDQPAISTDIIVGFPGETEAEFEETCAVSREVGFSKIHIFPFSPRKGTPAAEMPDHIPGDVKADRRRRLADVETEAREIYFRSLVGKRLAVLGEAAETDASGQAIVRGTACRYAPVSFSASADAVGKLTQVTVEQAESELLLGVQA; translated from the coding sequence TTGAACCGATCCACGCCCGCCGCCGGATCGGTTATTTTGTTGGCGATGATGACCGAAAAAGCACTGAAAACCGTCACCCTGGGCTGCAAAGTCAATCAATACGAGACCGAGCTGGTTCGCGAAGGTTTGGTAACCGCAGGATATCGTGACGCCGCCGAAGGAGAATCGGCCGATCTTTGCGTCGTGAATACTTGTACGGTGACCAACGAAGGGGACTCCAAGAGTCGTCAGGTAATTCGCCGTTTGGCCCGCGATAATCCCGATGCGCGGATTGTGGTGATGGGCTGTTACGCGACCCGGGCGCCGGAAGAATTGGCGGCGCTTCCCAACGTGGTCGAAGTGGTCGAGAACAAGCGGGAGATTCCCGATCTGCTGGGACGCTTCGGGGTGATCGACGTCCCGAGCGGCTTGTCGACCTTTGGCGATCGCCATCGCGCTTACGTGAAGGTGCAGGACGGTTGTCTCCTGCGCTGCACCTTCTGCATCATTCCGACGGTGCGACCCGAAATGTATAGTCGCCCGGCCGAGGACATCGTGGCCGAAGTGGCGCGTCTGGCTGACAACGGCTTTCGTGAGATCGTGCTAACCGGAATTCATCTCGGTCACTTTGGGGTCGACCTGAACAAAGGGAAGCCGAAGTCGGAGTGGATGCGACTGGCGCACCTGGTGCGAGATCTGGCGAAACTGGACGGCGATTTCCGAGTCCGGATGAGCAGTATCGAAGCGACCGAAGTGACCCGCGAGTTGATCGACGTGATGGGGGAATTCCCCAATCGGGTCTGTCCTCATTTGCATATCTCGATGCAGAGCGGATCGGACGCCGTCTTGCGGCGGATGCGTCGTCGCTGGGGGGCTCAGCGTTTTGTCGATCGCTGCAAATTGCTGCAGGCTAGTCTTGATCAGCCCGCTATTTCAACCGATATCATCGTCGGCTTCCCCGGCGAAACCGAAGCGGAGTTCGAAGAGACCTGCGCCGTTTCGCGCGAAGTCGGCTTCTCGAAGATCCACATCTTCCCGTTCAGCCCGCGGAAAGGAACGCCGGCGGCGGAGATGCCCGATCACATTCCCGGCGACGTGAAAGCGGATCGTCGCCGTCGTCTGGCGGACGTCGAAACGGAAGCGCGCGAAATCTATTTCCGCTCGCTGGTCGGCAAGCGGCTCGCCGTCTTGGGAGAAGCGGCCGAAACCGACGCAAGCGGCCAAGCGATCGTGCGGGGAACCGCGTGTCGTTACGCTCCAGTATCTTTCTCGGCCAGCGCGGACGCCGTCGGCAAATTGACGCAGGTCACGGTCGAGCAGGCCGAATCGGAGTTGCTGCTCGGCGTTCAGGCCTGA
- a CDS encoding chemotaxis protein, whose product MATATIKESGILLEAGTNEAEILVFQVGEQYFGVNVAKVKEVLEIGEVTAVPHGHPAIEGLAQIRNEVVTLVNLAQYLYGDEVFPQTNGGKDYLLLLEFNSQQLAFRVQRIQRIYRVSWTATRPLPEAPGMTAPVTSVILLDGRLIQILDFETIGNRIGQIDQASSVQDHHVERIEAADCPIVFAEDSRMISEMIQDSLHAAGFSNVRGFTDGEDALRYLQMLAAEHDASTIRSAVSVVVTDVEMPRMDGFSLAKRIRSNERLAQLPIVIFSSLVSRDNEKKGRQVGVSCQVAKPRYEELVLRIREAAGIL is encoded by the coding sequence GTGGCGACAGCGACGATAAAAGAATCCGGCATCTTGCTGGAAGCCGGCACCAATGAAGCGGAAATCCTGGTTTTTCAGGTCGGCGAACAATACTTTGGCGTTAACGTCGCCAAGGTGAAGGAAGTGCTGGAAATCGGCGAAGTGACCGCCGTTCCGCATGGTCACCCGGCGATTGAAGGGCTGGCGCAGATTCGCAACGAGGTCGTGACCTTGGTGAATCTGGCCCAGTATCTGTACGGGGATGAAGTCTTCCCGCAAACGAACGGCGGCAAAGACTATCTGCTGCTGCTCGAGTTTAATTCGCAGCAACTTGCATTTCGCGTGCAGCGAATCCAGCGGATCTATCGCGTTAGCTGGACCGCGACCCGGCCGCTTCCCGAAGCGCCCGGAATGACCGCGCCGGTGACGAGCGTGATTCTGCTCGACGGTCGTTTGATTCAGATTCTCGATTTCGAAACGATCGGCAATCGAATCGGTCAGATCGACCAGGCTTCGTCGGTACAGGATCATCATGTCGAACGGATCGAGGCCGCTGATTGCCCGATCGTCTTCGCGGAAGACTCGCGAATGATTTCGGAAATGATCCAGGACTCGTTGCACGCGGCCGGTTTTTCCAACGTCCGCGGATTTACCGATGGCGAAGACGCGCTCCGCTACTTGCAGATGTTGGCGGCGGAGCACGACGCATCGACGATTCGCTCGGCCGTCAGCGTGGTGGTGACCGACGTCGAAATGCCGCGGATGGACGGTTTCAGCCTGGCGAAGCGGATCCGCAGTAACGAGCGACTCGCCCAGTTGCCGATCGTCATCTTCTCGTCGCTCGTCTCACGCGACAACGAAAAGAAGGGACGACAAGTGGGCGTCAGCTGCCAGGTCGCCAAACCTCGCTACGAAGAGCTGGTCCTGCGAATCCGCGAAGCGGCGGGGATTCTCTAA
- a CDS encoding dipeptidase — MSELQTFLSENRSKFEADLCDLLKIPSVSTDSRYKEDVREAAAWLHRQFGDLGFQTKIYETAGHPIVYAESPAVPGAPIALVYGHYDVQPPEPLDEWKSPPFEPTIRDGNIYARGATDDKGQMLTHVKSVEAWMKSVGKLPIQVKFLIEGEEEIGSEHLVPFIKEHDEMLECDVVVISDTSQFGPGQPAITYGLKGIAYYELKLTGPKQDLHSGTFGGAVTNPANTLAKMLSSLIDDKGRVQVPGFYDDVDPLTDEERDQFASLDFSDADFMRSIGVTGLTGESGYSTLERRWTRPTFDINGITSGYQGEGAKTVLPAKASAKFSFRLVPHQDPKQLSESLKKHLEALIPPGIKMELIDFHGAPGFVVPLDSPYMSAAASAIEKGFGRPPVFIREGGSIPIVTNFVEQLGVDVLLLGWGLNDDNTHSPNEKFCLADFHRGIKASAALWQTLSKITPNQA, encoded by the coding sequence ATGTCTGAACTACAGACGTTTCTGAGCGAAAATCGCTCCAAGTTCGAAGCCGATCTTTGCGACCTGTTGAAGATCCCGAGCGTCAGCACCGACAGCCGCTACAAAGAGGATGTCCGCGAAGCGGCCGCTTGGTTGCATCGACAATTTGGCGATCTCGGCTTTCAAACGAAAATCTACGAAACGGCCGGACACCCGATCGTTTACGCCGAAAGCCCGGCTGTTCCCGGCGCGCCGATCGCGCTGGTCTATGGACACTACGACGTGCAGCCGCCGGAACCGCTCGACGAATGGAAGAGCCCGCCGTTTGAGCCGACCATCCGCGACGGCAACATCTACGCCCGCGGCGCGACCGACGACAAGGGGCAGATGCTGACGCACGTCAAAAGCGTCGAAGCCTGGATGAAGTCGGTCGGCAAGCTCCCGATTCAGGTGAAGTTCCTGATCGAAGGAGAAGAAGAAATCGGCAGCGAGCACCTCGTTCCCTTCATCAAAGAACATGACGAGATGCTTGAATGCGACGTCGTCGTCATCAGCGATACCAGCCAGTTTGGTCCCGGCCAGCCGGCAATCACCTATGGTCTGAAAGGGATCGCCTACTACGAACTGAAGCTGACCGGCCCGAAGCAGGATCTGCATAGCGGAACCTTTGGGGGCGCGGTCACCAATCCGGCCAACACGCTCGCCAAGATGCTGTCGTCGCTGATCGACGACAAGGGACGCGTTCAAGTCCCCGGCTTCTATGACGACGTCGACCCGCTGACCGACGAAGAACGAGATCAGTTCGCGTCGCTCGATTTCAGCGACGCCGACTTCATGCGTTCAATCGGCGTCACCGGATTGACCGGCGAGTCCGGCTATTCGACTCTCGAACGTCGCTGGACTCGTCCGACCTTCGACATCAACGGCATCACCTCCGGCTATCAGGGCGAAGGCGCCAAGACCGTTCTCCCGGCCAAAGCGTCGGCCAAGTTCAGCTTTCGTTTGGTCCCGCACCAAGATCCGAAGCAACTTTCGGAGTCGCTGAAAAAGCATCTCGAAGCGCTCATTCCGCCGGGGATCAAGATGGAGTTGATCGACTTCCATGGCGCTCCCGGCTTCGTCGTGCCGCTCGACAGTCCCTACATGTCGGCCGCCGCATCGGCGATCGAAAAGGGCTTCGGCCGTCCGCCGGTCTTCATTCGCGAAGGGGGCTCGATTCCGATCGTGACTAACTTCGTCGAACAACTTGGCGTCGACGTCCTGCTGCTCGGCTGGGGCCTGAACGACGACAACACGCACAGCCCCAACGAAAAATTCTGTTTGGCCGATTTTCATCGCGGCATCAAAGCGAGCGCCGCGCTCTGGCAAACGCTTAGCAAAATTACCCCGAACCAAGCCTAA